One region of Candidatus Neomarinimicrobiota bacterium genomic DNA includes:
- a CDS encoding fumarylacetoacetate hydrolase family protein, which yields MKYISYMRDGLISCGFSSDCRIFDIPNAARSFGNTTIPETLPEFVARFDDFHPIAVDMFESTTPARRPELYFPAGQATLLPPIPAPPSVTVYRLPEMPISNEGTSASDSTQMLSPALLFKLESPELISPGDTLKAPEETQLTFDYAIAAIIWKPGEDLSAEDAITHIVGLSLLTWVHLSDANSECSAISVGPWLVTIDEFDPDGNSFDVNVMINNLSISNGNWGNLLQTLPKIIAETSKDGKLHSGEVLAFSPAQSAEESRRILHPGDRVTVAADGLGRLGNTIQ from the coding sequence ATGAAATATATTTCGTACATGCGAGACGGTTTAATCTCCTGTGGTTTCAGCTCGGACTGCCGGATCTTCGACATTCCGAATGCAGCCAGATCATTTGGCAATACCACCATACCGGAAACGCTACCAGAGTTTGTCGCCCGGTTCGATGACTTTCATCCAATCGCTGTTGACATGTTCGAAAGCACAACTCCTGCGAGGCGACCGGAACTGTACTTCCCCGCTGGCCAGGCGACACTACTTCCGCCAATTCCTGCTCCGCCATCGGTTACTGTGTACAGATTGCCAGAGATGCCTATTTCCAATGAAGGGACTAGCGCTTCGGATTCTACACAGATGCTGAGCCCAGCTCTGCTGTTCAAACTGGAATCTCCCGAGCTCATCAGTCCTGGCGATACGCTCAAGGCACCGGAGGAAACTCAATTGACCTTCGATTACGCCATCGCTGCAATCATCTGGAAGCCGGGAGAGGATCTCTCAGCAGAGGATGCCATAACCCATATTGTTGGCCTGAGCCTGCTGACCTGGGTGCATCTCAGCGATGCGAACAGCGAATGCTCTGCCATTTCAGTCGGGCCGTGGCTGGTGACAATAGACGAATTTGATCCGGATGGGAACAGCTTCGATGTTAATGTAATGATTAATAATTTATCCATATCCAATGGTAATTGGGGAAACTTGTTACAGACCCTCCCGAAAATCATTGCCGAAACAAGCAAAGATGGAAAATTGCACTCCGGAGAGGTGCTGGCCTTTAGCCCGGCGCAGTCCGCAGAAGAATCCCGCCGCATCCTCCACCCGGGTGACCGGGTGACTGTCGCAGCGGATGGACTGGGTCGGCTGGGAAATACAATTCAGTGA